GTACATTACCGTTAGAAAAATATTTGCTCGGATGTGTAATCCATATCTACATTTCATCCTACAATTTTCTTTATCTTTTTGATTATAAAGGCCTAATCTCAAAAATATCCTCATACAGTCATCTACTAAATTTATCCATAACTCCTTTTACTAATTTAATGTCATTAGTTACATAGATATGAACCGCGGGAACCCTCTCATCATTAACATAGCTCCTGATTTGTTTTTCGGCCCAGGATATGCCAATATTTTCTACCTCTTCTTGTTCTTTAACTTGCTCTATCTTATCAGATAATTCATATGGTATATCAATTTTAAAAACTCTTGGAATAGTCTTAAGTTGATTTTTAGTACCAATTATTTTTATTCCAGGAATAATAGGAATATTAATACCATTATCTCTACACATTTCAACAAACTTAAAGTAGATGTTAGTATCAAAACACATCTGTGTAACAATATAATCAGCTCCAGCTTCTACTTTGAACTTAAGATATTTTAAGTCAGTTTCCATGTTCGGCGCCTCGGGATGCTTTTCGGGATACCCAGCTACACCAATACAAAACGAAGTGTTGTCTCCTAGTCCATCCAGATAAATTCCTTTATTCATATCTCTTATCTGCTTAACTAAATCAATAGCGTATTCATTTATACTTCTACCACTTGTATGTTCCTTTCTATCACTTCTCTTAGCATCTCCTCTAAGTGCAAGAACATTCTGTATACTCATAAAATTTGAATCAATTAAAAAATCTTCGGTCTCTTCTCTTGTAAATCCTCTACATAGAACATGGGGTATCGCATCAATCCCATACTTCCACTGAACTAATGAACAAATACCTAATGTACCTGGCCTTTTCCTTTTAACTTCTTTCTCTATATTATTTGGCTTCTCTATATATCTTACTTCCGCCGAATGACTGGTGATATCAATAAATGGTGGCTTATATTTTACGAGATCTTCTACTATACTTATAAGATCTACCGCGCTTCCTCCTCTTTCAGGTGGAACTATTTCAAAACTAAATAGGGTTCCATTTCCCTTTGATGCTTTTTTTAAATGATCAACTACTTTCATTTTTCTGACCTTTAAATCATTTTTAATCTTAATAGGATTCTAAATATAATCCCTGTAAGATTTTCAATCGATCTAAACCCTGAGTATTAAGTATTTCTATAATTCCTTGAACATAATAATTTTCTTTATCTAATATTTGATACTTTTTCGATGGATTACCTATTATAGTATCTAATCCTTTAGGTATAGCTAAAGTTAGAAATGCATTTTCTATAAACAATCTTACTTCTTTTGGCAAGGAATGGGTAAGATTCGAAAGCCCAACAAGTATATGAACATCTTCTATGTGATTCCTTATTTCCGCTATAGCATCCAAAGTCAAATTAACCATTCCAGTAACATCTCCTCCAATTGGAGACATTCCTGGATCAATATAAATCTGATATGGTTTAAATCCAAAAGACCTATCAACGGCTCTATAAAATAATCTCTTGGCAGTTTCGCAAATTTCTTTTACTGTTAAATTTGAGTACTTAGATGTTCCTACCAATCTCTCAGAAACTAGAAGTATAACCTGGCACTCTTTTATTTGCCTTAAAGCAAG
This genomic window from Candidatus Neomarinimicrobiota bacterium contains:
- a CDS encoding dihydropteroate synthase: MNELTIIAERINYSSPRIERLLKSFDFVGIQNIAREQAEEGANYIDINIGPLPAEYMESTIEAVQEVVNLPLCFDSDDITKLEAGLYAYDSNKSDGIPILNSATESRIEEVLALRQIKECQVILLVSERLVGTSKYSNLTVKEICETAKRLFYRAVDRSFGFKPYQIYIDPGMSPIGGDVTGMVNLTLDAIAEIRNHIEDVHILVGLSNLTHSLPKEVRLFIENAFLTLAIPKGLDTIIGNPSKKYQILDKENYYVQGIIEILNTQGLDRLKILQGLYLESY
- a CDS encoding methylenetetrahydrofolate reductase, translating into MKVVDHLKKASKGNGTLFSFEIVPPERGGSAVDLISIVEDLVKYKPPFIDITSHSAEVRYIEKPNNIEKEVKRKRPGTLGICSLVQWKYGIDAIPHVLCRGFTREETEDFLIDSNFMSIQNVLALRGDAKRSDRKEHTSGRSINEYAIDLVKQIRDMNKGIYLDGLGDNTSFCIGVAGYPEKHPEAPNMETDLKYLKFKVEAGADYIVTQMCFDTNIYFKFVEMCRDNGINIPIIPGIKIIGTKNQLKTIPRVFKIDIPYELSDKIEQVKEQEEVENIGISWAEKQIRSYVNDERVPAVHIYVTNDIKLVKGVMDKFSR